The Meriones unguiculatus strain TT.TT164.6M chromosome 9, Bangor_MerUng_6.1, whole genome shotgun sequence genome window below encodes:
- the Psmb11 gene encoding proteasome subunit beta type-11 isoform X1, producing the protein MSHLLVLAPAQLLYSVLLPPADPGLKCCPVPSTFHSASRMALQDVCKWQAPDTQGPSVHLPQAGGWAVPRGCDPQTFLETYGPRLAHGTTTLAFRFRHGVIAAADTRSSCGSYVACPASRKVIPVHRHLLGTTSGTSADCVTWYRVLRRELRLRELREGKLPSVAGAAKLLSSMMSRYRGLDLCVATALCGWDHSGPALFYVYSDGTCLQGDIFSVGSGSPYAYGVLDSSYHYDMTVQEAYTLARCAVTHATHRDAYSGGSVDLFHVRESGWEYVSRGDAYALYMELQTARGLEQELEAKASEVLPEPATPQDAQGGGELLVEPEEVTPEDGRVMAKTEAM; encoded by the coding sequence ATGTCTCACTTACTGGTTCTGGCTCCGGCCCAGCTTCTGTACAGCGTCCTTCTCCCCCCCGCTGACCCAGGCCTCAAATGCTGCCCCGTTCCTTCCACCTTTCACTCAGCCTCCAGGATGGCCCTTCAGGACGTGTGCAAATGGCAGGCCCCCGACACCCAGGGACCGTCCGTTCATTTGCCTCAAGCTGGTGGTTGGGCTGTGCCCCGGGGCTGTGACCCTCAAACCTTCCTGGAGACCTATGGCCCCAGGCTGGCTCATGGCACCACCACCCTGGCCTTTCGCTTCCGTCATGGCGTCATCGCCGCAGCTGACACTCGTTCCTCCTGTGGCAGCTATGTGGCATGTCCAGCCTCACGAAAGGTCATCCCCGTGCACCGGCACCTCCTGGGTACCACCTCTGGAACCTCTGCCGACTGTGTCACGTGGTATCGGGTGCTACGGCGGGAGCTGCGGCTTCGGGAGCTGAGGGAAGGTAAGCTCCCCAGTGTGGCTGGCGCCGCCAAACTCTTGTCATCCATGATGTCCCGTTACCGGGGCCTGGATCTGTGTGTGGCCACTGCCCTGTGTGGCTGGGACCACTCCGGCCCTGCTCTCTTCTATGTCTACAGTGATGGCACTTGTCTGCAGGGGGACATCTTCTCTGTGGGCTCAGGATCTCCGTATGCCTATGGGGTACTTGACAGTAGCTACCACTATGACATGACCGTCCAGGAAGCCTACACCCTGGCCCGCTGTGCTGTGACCCATGCCACCCACCGGGATGCTTATTCAGGGGGCTCCGTGGACCTTTTCCACGTTAGGGAGAGCGGATGGGAGTACGTGTCCCGTGGTGATGCCTACGCGCTGTATATGGAGCTGCAGACGGCCCGGGGCTTGGAGCAAGAGCTGGAGGCCAAAGCTAGTGAGGTCCTTCCCGAGCCCGCCACTCCACAAGATGCGCAGGGAGGCGGAGAACTCCTCGTGGAGCCAGAGGAGGTGACACCGGAAGACGGCAGGGTGATGGCAAAGACTGAAGCAATGTGA
- the Psmb11 gene encoding proteasome subunit beta type-11 isoform X3 translates to MDAAVLQRTLGDLATCCFCSSGSCLLHPSCLLSYVACPASRKVIPVHRHLLGTTSGTSADCVTWYRVLRRELRLRELREGKLPSVAGAAKLLSSMMSRYRGLDLCVATALCGWDHSGPALFYVYSDGTCLQGDIFSVGSGSPYAYGVLDSSYHYDMTVQEAYTLARCAVTHATHRDAYSGGSVDLFHVRESGWEYVSRGDAYALYMELQTARGLEQELEAKASEVLPEPATPQDAQGGGELLVEPEEVTPEDGRVMAKTEAM, encoded by the exons atggatgCTGCAGtgttgcagaggaccctgggtgaCTTAGCAACCTGTTGTTTCTGTAGTTCTGGAAGCTGCTTGCTCCACCCTTCCTGTTTACTCAG CTATGTGGCATGTCCAGCCTCACGAAAGGTCATCCCCGTGCACCGGCACCTCCTGGGTACCACCTCTGGAACCTCTGCCGACTGTGTCACGTGGTATCGGGTGCTACGGCGGGAGCTGCGGCTTCGGGAGCTGAGGGAAGGTAAGCTCCCCAGTGTGGCTGGCGCCGCCAAACTCTTGTCATCCATGATGTCCCGTTACCGGGGCCTGGATCTGTGTGTGGCCACTGCCCTGTGTGGCTGGGACCACTCCGGCCCTGCTCTCTTCTATGTCTACAGTGATGGCACTTGTCTGCAGGGGGACATCTTCTCTGTGGGCTCAGGATCTCCGTATGCCTATGGGGTACTTGACAGTAGCTACCACTATGACATGACCGTCCAGGAAGCCTACACCCTGGCCCGCTGTGCTGTGACCCATGCCACCCACCGGGATGCTTATTCAGGGGGCTCCGTGGACCTTTTCCACGTTAGGGAGAGCGGATGGGAGTACGTGTCCCGTGGTGATGCCTACGCGCTGTATATGGAGCTGCAGACGGCCCGGGGCTTGGAGCAAGAGCTGGAGGCCAAAGCTAGTGAGGTCCTTCCCGAGCCCGCCACTCCACAAGATGCGCAGGGAGGCGGAGAACTCCTCGTGGAGCCAGAGGAGGTGACACCGGAAGACGGCAGGGTGATGGCAAAGACTGAAGCAATGTGA
- the Psmb11 gene encoding proteasome subunit beta type-11 isoform X2 has protein sequence MALQDVCKWQAPDTQGPSVHLPQAGGWAVPRGCDPQTFLETYGPRLAHGTTTLAFRFRHGVIAAADTRSSCGSYVACPASRKVIPVHRHLLGTTSGTSADCVTWYRVLRRELRLRELREGKLPSVAGAAKLLSSMMSRYRGLDLCVATALCGWDHSGPALFYVYSDGTCLQGDIFSVGSGSPYAYGVLDSSYHYDMTVQEAYTLARCAVTHATHRDAYSGGSVDLFHVRESGWEYVSRGDAYALYMELQTARGLEQELEAKASEVLPEPATPQDAQGGGELLVEPEEVTPEDGRVMAKTEAM, from the coding sequence ATGGCCCTTCAGGACGTGTGCAAATGGCAGGCCCCCGACACCCAGGGACCGTCCGTTCATTTGCCTCAAGCTGGTGGTTGGGCTGTGCCCCGGGGCTGTGACCCTCAAACCTTCCTGGAGACCTATGGCCCCAGGCTGGCTCATGGCACCACCACCCTGGCCTTTCGCTTCCGTCATGGCGTCATCGCCGCAGCTGACACTCGTTCCTCCTGTGGCAGCTATGTGGCATGTCCAGCCTCACGAAAGGTCATCCCCGTGCACCGGCACCTCCTGGGTACCACCTCTGGAACCTCTGCCGACTGTGTCACGTGGTATCGGGTGCTACGGCGGGAGCTGCGGCTTCGGGAGCTGAGGGAAGGTAAGCTCCCCAGTGTGGCTGGCGCCGCCAAACTCTTGTCATCCATGATGTCCCGTTACCGGGGCCTGGATCTGTGTGTGGCCACTGCCCTGTGTGGCTGGGACCACTCCGGCCCTGCTCTCTTCTATGTCTACAGTGATGGCACTTGTCTGCAGGGGGACATCTTCTCTGTGGGCTCAGGATCTCCGTATGCCTATGGGGTACTTGACAGTAGCTACCACTATGACATGACCGTCCAGGAAGCCTACACCCTGGCCCGCTGTGCTGTGACCCATGCCACCCACCGGGATGCTTATTCAGGGGGCTCCGTGGACCTTTTCCACGTTAGGGAGAGCGGATGGGAGTACGTGTCCCGTGGTGATGCCTACGCGCTGTATATGGAGCTGCAGACGGCCCGGGGCTTGGAGCAAGAGCTGGAGGCCAAAGCTAGTGAGGTCCTTCCCGAGCCCGCCACTCCACAAGATGCGCAGGGAGGCGGAGAACTCCTCGTGGAGCCAGAGGAGGTGACACCGGAAGACGGCAGGGTGATGGCAAAGACTGAAGCAATGTGA
- the Psmb5 gene encoding proteasome subunit beta type-5, producing the protein MALASVLERPMPVNQRGFFGLGGRADLLDLGPGSPDDGLSLAAPSWGVPEEPRIEMLHGTTTLAFKFRHGVIVAADSRATAGAYIASQTVKKVIEINPYLLGTMAGGAADCSFWERLLARQCRIYELRNKERISVAAASKLLANMVYQYKGMGLSMGTMICGWDKRGPGLYYVDSEGNRISGTAFSVGSGSVYAYGVMDRGYSYVMEVEEAYDLARRAIYQATYRDAYSGGVVNLYHVRENGWIHVSSDNVADLHDKYAIAAITF; encoded by the exons ATGGCGCTGGCCAGCGTGTTGGAGCGGCCGATGCCGGTGAACCAGCGCGGGTTTTTTGGACTCGGAGGTCGTGCGGACCTGCTGGATTTGGGTCCGGGGAGTCCTGATGATGGGCTGAGCCTGGCCGCGCCCAGCTGGGGAGTCCCCGAGGAGCCGCGAATCGAAATGCTCCACGGAACCACCACCCTGGCCTTCAAG TTTCGCCATGGAGTCATTGTTGCTGCTGATTCCCGGGCCACTGCCGGCGCTTACATTGCCTCCCAGACAGTGAAGAAAGTGATCGAGATCAACCCTTACCTGCTGGGCACCATGGCAGGGGGTGCGGCGGATTGCAGCTTCTGGGAGCGGTTGTTGGCGCGACAGTGCCGGATCTATGAGCTTCGAAATAAGGAACGCATCTCTGTCGCAGCAGCCTCCAAACTGCTGGCCAACATGGTGTACCAGTACAAAGGCATGGGGCTGTCCATGGGCACCATGATCTGTGGCTGGGATAAGAGGGGCCCTG GCCTCTACTATGTAGACAGCGAGGGCAACCGGATCTCTGGGACCGCCTTCTCTGTGGGGTCTGGCTCCGTGTATGCTTATGGTGTCATGGATCGAGGCTACTCCTATGTcatggaagtggaggaggcctATGATCTGGCCCGCCGAGCCATCTACCAAGCCACCTACAGAGATGCCTACTCCGGAGGTGTAGTCAACCTGTACCACGTGCGGGAGAATGGCTGGATCCACGTCTCCAGTGACAATGTAGCCGATTTACACGACAAGTATGCTATAGCTGCAATTACCTTCTGA
- the LOC110550055 gene encoding large ribosomal subunit protein eL39-like, whose protein sequence is MSSHKTFQIRRFLAKKQKQNHPIPQWIWMKTGNKIRYNSKRRHWRRTKLGLSEFTQWQDLRFIQSYDHHQLGPVIISQSYQMEFWSCLNWG, encoded by the coding sequence ATGTCTTCTCACAAGACTTTCCAAATCAGGCGATTCCTAgccaagaaacaaaagcagaatcATCCTATTCCTCAATGGATTTGGATGAAAACTGGTAACAAAATCAGGTACAACTCCAAGAGAAGACACTGGAGGAGAACAAAGCTGGGTCTGTCAGAATTCACACAATGGCAAGACTTAAGGTTTATACAGAGTTATGATCATCATCAACTGGGTCCTGTGATCATCAGTCAGTCCTACCAGATGGAATTTTGGTCTTGTCTAAACTGGGGATGA
- the C9H14orf93 gene encoding uncharacterized protein C14orf93 homolog has protein sequence MSFSATILFSPPSGSEARCCCCACKSETSQGSTGPQGGNPPAGTPITVTGHGLAVQSSEQLLHIIYQRVDKAVGLAEAALGLARANNELLKQLQEEVGELRQGKACAAEEDGESRARSPPPEEPGLLKGSPGEACKALSAVEEECDSVGSGVQVVIEELRQLGAASTVGQGPLGFFPAPQRDLRLPGCTLAAVEGAPLLNPMADDYVASEGTIQRVLVPAYAKQLSPATQLAIQRASSESGPENGTKLPATRPEDMLGSTTLDSALEESGPGATGELNRSLGFISSPCRVRGTGQKNSRRKRDLVLSKLVHNVHNHITNDKRFNGSESIKSSWNISVVKFLLEKLKQELLASPHNYTDKELKGACVAYFLTKRREYRNSLNPFKGLKEKEEKKLRSRRYRLFANRSSIMRHFGPEDQQLWKNVTEELMSDEEDSLNEPGVWVARSPRFRAQRLTELCYHLDANSKHGTKANRVYGPPSDRLPSVEAQLLPPELYNPNFQEEEGGSNEKGPVSPSFDQPHKTSDCPDLNSFIEIKVEKDEYSL, from the exons ATGTCCTTCAGTGCTAccattctcttctcccctcccagtggCAGTGAAGCCAGATGCTGCTGCTGTGCCTGCAAGAGCGAGACCAGCCAGGGCAGCACGGGTCCTCAGGGCGGGAACCCTCCTGCCGGTACCCCCATCACGGTGACTGGACATGGCCTGGCCGTCCAGAGCTCTGAGCAGCTGCTGCATATTATCTACCAGCGGGTGGACAAGGCCGTGGGACTGGCCGAGGCCGCGCTGGGTCTCGCACGGGCCAACAACGAGCTGTTGAAACAGCTTCAGGAAGAAGTGGGTGAGCTTCGGCAGGGGAAAGCGTGCGCCGCCGAGGAAGACGGGGAGAGCCGGGCCCGCAGCCCGCCGCCCGAAGAGCCTGGGCTGCTCAAGGGGAGCCCGGGGGAAGCCTGCAAGGCTCTGTCTGCCGTGGAGGAAGAATGTGACAGCGTGGGCAGCGGCGTGCAGGTGGTGATCGAGGAGCTGCGGCAGCTGGGGGCCGCCTCCACCGTGGGGCAGGGGCCCCTGGGCTTCTTCCCAGCCCCGCAGAGAGACCTGCGCCTCCCAGGATGCACTCTGGCTGCGGTAGAGGGAGCCCCGCTGCTCAACCCT ATGGCAGATGATTATGTGGCCTCTGAGGGTACAATACAACGAGTGTTGGTCCCTGCTTATGCCAAACAGCTTTCACCAGCCACACAACTGGCTATCCAGAGGGCATCCTCGGAGTCAGGACCAGAAAATGGAACCAAGTTGCCAGCAACCCGCCCCGAGGACATGCTTGGTTCCACAACGCTGGACAGTGCCTTGGAAGAATCGGGCCCAGGGGCCACCGGGGAACTGAACCGCTCTCTGGGATTTATCAGCTCCCCATGCAGGGTCCGGGGGACTGGGCAGAAAAACTCCAGGCGCAAGCgagatctggtgctttct AAACTGGTCCACAATGTGCATAACCACATCACCAATGACAAGAGGTTCAATGGGTCTGAAAG CATTAAGTCCTCCTGGAATATCTCAGTAGTGAAGTTCCTTTTGGAAAAGCTCAAGCAGGAGCTGCTGGCCAGTCCCCACAATTACACAGATAAGGAGCTGAAAG GAGCCTGCGTGGCCTACTTCCTCACCAAGAGGCGAGAGTACCGCAACTCTCTCAACCCTTTCAAAGGcctgaaggaaaaagaggagaagaaactTCGAAGCCGGCGATACCGG CTTTTCGCCAACCGATCCAGTATCATGAGGCATTTCGGACCTGAGGACCAGCAGCTGTGGAAGAACGTGACGGAGGAACTGATGTCAGACGAGGAGGACAGTCTCAACGAGCCGGGCGTGTGGGTGGCCCGCTCTCCCCGCTTCCGGGCCCAGCGCCTCACGGAGCTCTGCTACCACCTGGACGCTAACTCTAAGCACGGCACCAAGGCCAACCGCGTCTACGGGCCTCCCTCAGACAGACTGCCGTCTGTGGAAGCCCAGCTCCTTCCTCCCGAACTTTACAATCCCAATTtccaagaggaggagggaggaagcaatGAGAAAGGGCCGGTCTCTCCATCCTTTGACCAGCCCCACAAGACATCCGATTGCCCTGACTTGAACTCATTCATCGAAATCAAGGTGGAGAAGGATGAATACAGTCTATAA